In a genomic window of Roseimicrobium gellanilyticum:
- a CDS encoding right-handed parallel beta-helix repeat-containing protein, whose protein sequence is MHRITTAFALAFTATLLFSPSLSRAHEIHVSSSGPIKSLTEARDAVRVWRAGDGKDKAEPIRVIIADGTYSIPEPFTLEPQDTGTSTSPITYEAAPGAKPILSGGRRITGWKQEKDGLWSAEIPEVKSGQWYFQELWINGRRATRARTPNKRYLHASKPALESRAGAPEMKAPENTAFYAKSEDLKALEPLSAKEREDVEVIVFQTWQIARHRVAYLEAPAGYIQFTAPSRWPFLVYEAGQRYILENFRGALDEPGEWFLSREDGKLLYKPLPDEEMSKAEAIAPVVQHLLVVKGDPANGRLVKYVSFKGLRFHHTGYHIPKEGHIDSQADSKIPAAVMLDGAAQITFDRCEIAHTGTYAIWFRNGCTDSSITHSHLYDMGAGGVRIGEGGVDPNPAGRTHHITVDNNIIQNGGRYFMGSVGVFIQQSSDNVVTHNDIGDFFYTGVSVGWVWGYGESLSHHNKIDFNHIHHLGYGVLSDMGGFYGLGPASGTSVSNNHVHDVQGYRYGGWGLYTDEGSSGVLMENNLVHNTRHATFHQHYGRDNVIRNNIFAFGSEAQIQRSRSEEHLSFTYANNIVLFDSGVLYYGQWNKPKVRMESNLYWDLRKEPIDFAGSDFAGWQKQGFDRGSRVADPLFVDAKGGNYQLKSESPALAMGFKPFDYTKAGVYDTGASDGWRALAAARTYPEVDLEPVPLFSYEDDFEGTPVGKPLWNARLDVHNKGDSIAVTEEKAKGGKRSVKVQDAPGLPNPWTPHFNFDCNHKTGTSRVSFDLWMEPGAKFNHEWRNKLAKYEVGPSIDVQDGALFSRKKELMKLPVEQWVHFELSAALGEASKGTWVLKVVLADGSEKAFEELPNGSKTWNTLEWLVFVSNATEKAAFYLDNLVIKNVVP, encoded by the coding sequence ATGCATCGCATCACCACTGCTTTTGCTCTCGCCTTCACTGCCACACTTCTCTTCTCTCCGAGCCTCTCGCGGGCTCACGAGATCCATGTCTCGTCCAGCGGCCCCATCAAGTCCCTCACTGAAGCGCGCGATGCCGTTCGGGTTTGGAGAGCCGGTGACGGTAAAGACAAGGCCGAACCCATCCGCGTCATCATCGCCGATGGCACCTACAGCATCCCCGAACCCTTTACTCTTGAGCCACAGGACACCGGCACCAGCACTTCGCCCATCACCTACGAAGCCGCACCCGGAGCGAAGCCCATCCTCAGCGGCGGACGCCGTATCACGGGATGGAAGCAGGAGAAAGATGGGCTCTGGTCTGCCGAGATCCCTGAAGTGAAATCCGGGCAATGGTACTTCCAGGAACTCTGGATCAATGGCCGTCGTGCCACACGGGCACGCACGCCCAACAAGCGGTACCTGCACGCTTCCAAGCCAGCGCTGGAATCGCGTGCTGGCGCTCCTGAGATGAAGGCACCGGAGAACACGGCCTTCTACGCTAAGAGCGAAGACCTGAAGGCACTGGAGCCTCTGTCTGCGAAAGAGCGCGAGGACGTGGAGGTCATCGTGTTTCAGACCTGGCAGATCGCCCGCCACCGCGTGGCGTATCTCGAAGCACCGGCGGGCTACATTCAGTTCACCGCACCCTCGCGCTGGCCCTTCCTCGTGTATGAGGCGGGACAGCGCTACATCCTGGAGAACTTCCGTGGCGCGCTGGATGAGCCCGGTGAGTGGTTTCTTTCGCGCGAGGATGGCAAGCTGCTGTACAAGCCGCTTCCCGATGAGGAGATGAGCAAGGCCGAGGCGATTGCGCCTGTGGTGCAGCACTTGCTCGTGGTGAAAGGTGACCCTGCGAATGGAAGGCTCGTGAAGTACGTTTCCTTCAAGGGGCTTCGGTTCCATCACACGGGCTATCACATTCCCAAGGAGGGGCACATCGACAGCCAGGCAGACTCGAAGATTCCGGCCGCGGTGATGCTGGATGGCGCAGCGCAGATCACCTTTGACCGTTGTGAGATCGCCCACACCGGCACTTATGCGATCTGGTTCCGCAATGGGTGCACGGACAGCAGCATCACGCACAGTCACCTGTATGACATGGGTGCCGGCGGTGTGCGCATCGGAGAAGGTGGCGTGGATCCGAATCCCGCAGGTCGCACCCATCACATCACCGTCGACAACAACATCATCCAGAATGGTGGCCGCTACTTCATGGGCAGTGTAGGTGTCTTCATCCAGCAGAGCAGCGACAACGTGGTGACTCACAATGACATTGGCGACTTCTTCTACACTGGCGTCTCCGTGGGCTGGGTGTGGGGCTATGGCGAGAGCCTTTCGCATCACAACAAGATCGACTTCAACCATATCCACCATCTTGGCTATGGGGTGCTGAGTGACATGGGAGGCTTCTATGGGCTCGGTCCTGCGTCCGGCACCTCCGTCTCGAACAATCATGTGCACGATGTGCAGGGCTATCGCTACGGCGGCTGGGGCCTCTACACGGATGAAGGCAGCAGCGGCGTGCTGATGGAAAACAATCTGGTGCACAACACCCGGCACGCGACCTTCCACCAGCACTACGGGAGGGACAATGTCATCCGGAACAACATTTTCGCCTTCGGGAGTGAAGCACAGATCCAGCGTTCACGCAGTGAGGAGCATCTCAGCTTTACGTACGCGAACAACATCGTGCTCTTCGACAGCGGGGTGCTCTACTACGGCCAGTGGAACAAGCCGAAGGTACGCATGGAAAGCAATCTCTACTGGGACTTGCGGAAGGAACCCATCGACTTCGCGGGCAGTGATTTTGCCGGCTGGCAGAAGCAGGGCTTTGATCGCGGCTCGCGTGTAGCGGATCCATTGTTCGTGGATGCAAAGGGCGGGAACTATCAACTCAAGTCGGAGTCGCCCGCGCTCGCGATGGGGTTCAAGCCCTTCGACTACACGAAGGCCGGTGTGTATGACACGGGTGCTTCGGATGGCTGGCGTGCCCTTGCTGCGGCACGCACGTACCCCGAGGTGGATTTGGAGCCGGTGCCGCTGTTCAGCTACGAGGATGACTTCGAGGGCACTCCTGTGGGCAAGCCACTCTGGAATGCCCGCCTCGACGTGCACAACAAAGGAGACAGCATCGCGGTCACGGAAGAAAAGGCAAAGGGCGGCAAGCGCAGTGTGAAGGTGCAGGACGCTCCGGGTCTGCCCAATCCGTGGACACCGCATTTCAACTTCGACTGCAATCACAAGACCGGCACCAGCCGCGTGTCGTTTGACCTGTGGATGGAACCCGGAGCAAAGTTCAACCACGAGTGGCGGAACAAACTCGCCAAGTATGAAGTGGGTCCGTCCATCGATGTGCAGGATGGCGCTCTCTTCAGCCGGAAGAAGGAGCTGATGAAGCTACCGGTGGAGCAGTGGGTGCACTTCGAACTCAGCGCGGCGCTGGGAGAAGCATCCAAGGGCACCTGGGTCCTGAAGGTGGTCCTGGCAGATGGAAGCGAGAAGGCCTTCGAGGAATTGCCGAATGGCAGCAAGACGTGGAATACACTGGAGTGGCTGGTTTTCGTGAGCAATGCCACGGAGAAGGCGGCGTTCTATCTCGATAATCTGGTGATCAAGAATGTGGTGCCGTAG
- the rpoC gene encoding DNA-directed RNA polymerase subunit beta', translating into MSFDNHLKEIFGESHKTGGFDMVSISVASPDRIRSWSHGEVKNPETINYRTFKPEKGGLFCERIFGPTRDWECACGKYKRIKHKGVICDRCGVEVTLSRVRRERMGHIELAVPVTHIWFYKCMPSRIGLMLDMTARSLERVIYYEDYIVVSPGNTPLQRGQLLTEMELREAEDQYGAESFKVGMGAEAIRDILAQANLAEMVKELEQAMTKTRSKQLRKKIAKRLKLCQGFATSHTRPEYMVMEVLPVIPPDLRPLVPLEGGRFATSDLNDLYRRVINRNNRLKNLLSLKTPDVIIRNEKRMLQEAVDALFDNGRHGRAVTGAGNRPLKSLSDMLKGKSGRFRQNLLGKRVDYSGRSVIVIGPDLGLHQCGLPKKMALVLFEPFIIRRLKELGLVHTVRSAKKMIERRTPEVWDILDEVTRGHPVLLNRAPTLHRLSIQAFEPKLIEGEAIRVHPLVCTAYNADFDGDQMAVHVPLSIEAQMEARLLMLAPNNLFSPASGKPVMTPSQDIPLGCFALTYLRELPQHDDGKKKKDAPRLPLFNDPSEVEFALSEGAVEVNQKVLYRNPDYQSKGRTYGDASKAVIETTAGRIRFNEIWPDELGYYNNTVGKKQLSDIIWRCFQKAGHQETVAALDRLKNLGFREAMKSGCSIGITDMVIPKAKYDKVDAARAEVTKVEKQYKNGIITAGEKYQKVIDIWTGAGDQVTDEVFRTLEFNDGKKYHNPLYIMVTSGARGNKTQIKQLAGMRGLMAKPDGSIIERPITSNFREGLTVLEYFISTHGARKGLSDTALKTADSGYMTRKLVDVAQDVIVTEDDCGTVNGIHLSSIYQGDEEVVDLKTRIYGRVSCETVHDPVDRKNLIVEHGQLITEDVANKLVKIGVEKLKIRSVLTCESKRGCCSKCYGLSLATSRMVKVGEAVGIVAAQSIGEPGTQLTMRTFHVGGVASGAFKQPIIVAKNNGSLRFNDIRVVQTPDGWIALNKNGTISIIDEDGRELESHKIVLGAVIAKEEHGKVKKGETIVTWDPYNVPIITEKAGKIEFRDMMSGVTFTKAVNQATGNEETVVIEHKEDLHPQIVVVDPKTKEILASYTIPAGAHLAVKNNEKIEAGTILAKTPRKASKTKDITGGLPRVAELFEARKPKDACEIAKIDGVIEIAGLVRGKRKVLITDPKSGQQEEHLIPRSKHIFVQNGDVVTKGDQLTEGAVVPHEILEILGPQALREHLVNEVQEVYRAQGVEINDKHVEIIIRQMLRKVKVTEPGDTTFLWGDQVDRLQFEHENQRVSDEGGKPASGEPVLLGITKASLETDSFISAASFQDTTRVLTEAATLAKNDLLRGFKENVIMGHLIPAGTGFKANRDFHINETVKVAFSTADTQEEVA; encoded by the coding sequence ATGAGTTTTGATAACCATCTCAAGGAAATCTTCGGGGAGTCGCACAAGACCGGCGGCTTCGACATGGTCTCCATCTCCGTTGCTTCACCGGATCGCATCCGCTCCTGGAGCCACGGCGAAGTAAAGAACCCGGAGACGATCAACTACCGTACCTTCAAGCCTGAAAAGGGCGGTCTCTTCTGCGAGCGCATCTTTGGTCCCACTCGTGACTGGGAGTGCGCCTGCGGCAAGTACAAGCGCATCAAGCACAAGGGCGTCATCTGCGACCGTTGCGGCGTGGAAGTGACCCTGAGCCGCGTGCGTCGTGAGCGCATGGGCCACATTGAGCTGGCCGTGCCCGTCACGCACATCTGGTTCTACAAGTGCATGCCTTCCCGCATCGGCCTCATGCTCGACATGACGGCCCGCTCGCTGGAGCGCGTGATCTATTACGAAGATTACATCGTCGTCTCCCCTGGCAACACCCCGCTGCAGCGCGGCCAGCTCCTCACGGAAATGGAACTGCGCGAAGCCGAGGACCAGTACGGCGCCGAGAGCTTCAAGGTCGGCATGGGTGCCGAGGCCATCCGCGACATTCTCGCCCAGGCGAACCTGGCGGAAATGGTCAAGGAGCTCGAGCAGGCCATGACGAAGACCCGCTCCAAGCAGCTTCGCAAGAAGATCGCCAAGCGCCTCAAGCTTTGCCAGGGCTTTGCCACTTCGCACACCCGTCCGGAGTACATGGTCATGGAAGTGCTGCCGGTCATCCCGCCGGACCTCCGTCCGCTGGTGCCCCTCGAAGGCGGCCGCTTCGCGACCTCCGACTTGAACGACCTCTACCGTCGTGTCATCAACCGTAACAACCGTCTCAAGAACCTGCTCTCGCTCAAGACGCCGGATGTCATCATCCGCAACGAAAAGCGCATGCTGCAGGAAGCTGTGGACGCCTTGTTCGACAACGGCCGTCATGGCCGTGCGGTGACCGGCGCGGGCAACCGTCCGCTGAAGTCCCTGTCCGACATGCTCAAGGGCAAGTCCGGCCGCTTCCGCCAGAACCTGCTGGGCAAGCGCGTGGACTACTCCGGCCGTTCCGTGATCGTGATCGGTCCGGACCTCGGCCTGCACCAGTGCGGTCTTCCCAAGAAGATGGCACTCGTGTTGTTCGAGCCCTTCATCATCCGTCGTCTCAAGGAGCTTGGCCTCGTGCACACTGTGCGCTCCGCCAAGAAGATGATTGAGCGCCGCACTCCGGAAGTGTGGGACATCCTCGATGAGGTGACCCGCGGACACCCGGTGCTGCTCAACCGTGCGCCGACCCTGCACCGCCTCTCGATCCAGGCTTTCGAACCGAAGCTCATCGAAGGTGAAGCCATCCGCGTGCATCCGCTCGTGTGTACCGCTTACAACGCGGACTTCGACGGTGACCAGATGGCCGTGCACGTGCCGCTCTCGATCGAAGCGCAGATGGAGGCCCGCCTCCTCATGCTCGCTCCGAACAACCTGTTCTCCCCTGCGAGCGGCAAGCCTGTGATGACTCCTTCACAGGACATCCCGCTGGGCTGCTTTGCCCTCACCTACCTGCGCGAACTGCCGCAGCATGACGACGGCAAGAAGAAGAAGGATGCCCCGCGCCTCCCGCTCTTCAACGACCCGTCCGAAGTGGAATTCGCCCTGAGCGAAGGCGCTGTGGAAGTGAACCAGAAGGTGCTCTACCGCAACCCGGACTACCAGAGCAAGGGCCGCACCTATGGTGATGCCTCCAAGGCGGTCATCGAGACCACCGCTGGCCGTATTCGCTTCAACGAAATCTGGCCTGACGAGCTGGGTTATTACAACAACACCGTCGGCAAGAAGCAGCTCTCCGACATCATCTGGCGCTGCTTCCAGAAGGCAGGTCACCAGGAAACGGTGGCTGCGCTGGACCGCCTGAAGAACCTCGGCTTCCGCGAAGCCATGAAGTCCGGCTGCTCCATCGGCATCACTGACATGGTGATTCCGAAGGCGAAGTACGACAAGGTGGACGCGGCCCGCGCCGAAGTCACCAAGGTCGAGAAGCAGTACAAGAACGGTATCATCACCGCCGGTGAAAAGTACCAGAAGGTCATCGACATCTGGACCGGAGCTGGCGACCAGGTCACCGACGAGGTGTTCCGCACGCTCGAGTTCAACGACGGCAAGAAGTACCACAACCCGCTGTACATCATGGTCACCTCCGGTGCCCGTGGTAACAAGACGCAGATCAAGCAGCTCGCCGGGATGCGCGGCCTCATGGCCAAGCCCGACGGCTCGATCATTGAGCGTCCGATCACCTCGAACTTCCGTGAAGGCCTCACGGTGCTGGAGTACTTCATCTCCACGCACGGTGCTCGTAAGGGTCTTTCCGACACCGCTCTGAAGACGGCGGACTCCGGCTACATGACCCGTAAGCTGGTCGACGTGGCGCAGGACGTCATCGTGACTGAGGACGATTGCGGCACGGTCAATGGCATCCACCTCTCCTCCATCTACCAGGGTGACGAAGAGGTCGTGGATCTCAAGACCCGTATCTACGGTCGTGTCTCTTGCGAAACCGTCCACGACCCCGTGGATCGCAAGAACCTCATCGTGGAGCACGGCCAGCTCATCACCGAAGACGTGGCGAACAAGCTCGTGAAGATCGGTGTGGAGAAGCTGAAGATCCGCTCCGTGCTCACCTGCGAAAGCAAGCGCGGTTGCTGCTCCAAGTGCTATGGCCTCAGCCTCGCCACAAGCCGTATGGTGAAGGTGGGTGAAGCGGTCGGTATTGTCGCAGCCCAGTCCATCGGTGAACCCGGAACGCAGCTCACCATGCGTACGTTCCACGTCGGTGGTGTGGCGAGCGGTGCCTTCAAGCAGCCCATCATTGTGGCGAAGAACAACGGTTCCCTCCGCTTCAACGACATCCGTGTGGTGCAGACCCCGGATGGCTGGATTGCCCTGAACAAGAACGGCACCATCAGCATCATCGATGAGGATGGCCGCGAGCTCGAGTCCCACAAGATTGTGCTCGGCGCTGTGATTGCGAAGGAAGAGCACGGCAAGGTGAAGAAGGGCGAGACCATCGTCACCTGGGATCCGTACAACGTGCCGATCATCACGGAGAAGGCGGGCAAGATCGAGTTCCGCGACATGATGAGCGGCGTGACCTTCACGAAGGCCGTCAACCAGGCGACCGGCAATGAAGAAACCGTGGTCATTGAGCACAAGGAAGACCTGCACCCGCAGATCGTCGTGGTGGATCCGAAGACCAAGGAAATCCTCGCCAGCTACACCATCCCTGCCGGCGCTCACCTTGCGGTGAAGAACAACGAGAAGATCGAAGCCGGTACCATCCTGGCCAAGACGCCTCGCAAGGCCTCCAAGACGAAGGACATCACCGGCGGTCTGCCGCGTGTGGCCGAACTCTTCGAAGCCCGCAAGCCGAAGGACGCGTGCGAAATCGCGAAGATCGACGGTGTCATCGAGATCGCAGGCCTCGTGCGCGGCAAGCGCAAGGTGCTCATCACCGATCCGAAGTCCGGCCAGCAGGAGGAACACCTCATCCCGCGCAGCAAGCACATCTTTGTGCAGAACGGCGATGTGGTCACGAAGGGCGACCAGCTCACGGAAGGCGCGGTTGTGCCGCACGAAATCCTCGAGATCCTCGGACCTCAGGCTCTGCGCGAGCACCTGGTGAACGAAGTGCAGGAAGTGTACCGCGCCCAAGGCGTGGAAATCAACGACAAGCACGTCGAAATCATCATCCGCCAGATGCTCCGCAAGGTGAAGGTGACCGAACCCGGCGACACCACGTTCCTCTGGGGCGATCAGGTGGACCGCCTCCAGTTCGAACACGAGAACCAGCGCGTTTCCGACGAGGGCGGCAAGCCCGCCAGCGGCGAGCCGGTACTCCTCGGCATCACCAAGGCCAGCCTCGAAACGGACAGCTTCATCAGTGCCGCGAGCTTCCAGGACACCACCCGTGTTCTTACCGAAGCCGCCACCCTGGCGAAGAACGACCTGCTCCGTGGCTTCAAGGAAAACGTCATCATGGGGCACCTCATTCCTGCTGGTACCGGTTTCAAGGCGAACCGCGACTTCCACATCAACGAGACCGTCAAGGTGGCCTTCTCCACTGCTGACACTCAGGAAGAAGTGGCGTAA
- the rpoB gene encoding DNA-directed RNA polymerase subunit beta — MSQRINFGKLKEPVDPPNLIEIQLRSYEEFLQKDVTPSKRKDMGLQAVFREVFPIASYDEKMTLDFTHYEIGEPKLSPLQAIRDAETYSAPLYVTYELRDEAGAKQERVYMGELPMMTTRGTFVINGAERVVVSQLHRSPGICFETQQHLNGRWLFGFRIIPDRGTWLEVQFDTNDLLYVYLDRRRRRRKFLATTLLRVIGYPGDEDILKLFYPIEDLKLKETMSEEELAAKVIFKDVLDGELIVARAYEPLTQGIVRQLIQLGHKSLRCVTASQDDLIIASLRKDVAHDEDEALKEIYRRLRPGDPPTIPNARALVKRLFFDPKRYDLTRVGRYKINQKLSIKVDSDERILISEDVVSALRYLFKLRAGEGVLDDIDHLGSRRVRAVGELLANQCRVGLARTERLVKERMTLFDVNMDVMTPQKLINPKALSAVVRDFFARSQLSQFMDQINPLAELTHKRRLSALGPGGLNRDRAGFEVRDVHTSHYGRICPIETPEGPNIGLINSLCSYARINEFGFIETPYRRVENGVVTEKIDYLTADQEENHTVAQANNVTDDKGKFKEEKVTARYRGEFLEVLPAQATYMDVSPKQLVSVAASLIPFLEHDDANRALMGSNMQRQGVPLLEAEAPFVGTGMEGKAARDSQAVIVSDSAGVVASATADFIIVTKDGQLPVSEKVFATEPTKVVTDPEKGVYFYPLRKFMRSNAGTCINQRPLVKRGQKIKKGDVLADGPCTHNGELALGRNMLVAFMPWNGYNFEDAIVISRKVVKEDIYTSIHIEDFEIGARDTKLGPEEITRDIPNVGDEALKNLGADGVVRIGAEVKPGDILVGKITPKSETELAPEERLLRAIFGEKAADVKDTSLRVPSGCTGIVMDVRVSSRTGADKERLSPAEQKKQTKQIVEDHKQKTEQLTEQLTEKLSEILLNEKIPLDVVNGETGEVIIGANKKITKTLLRTLAENWRTIEIDQSPVRNKIMDIVAAFEAKFDEADTEREQSLDRIEQGDEMESGVIKQVRVFIASKRKLSVGDKMAGRHGNKGVVATIVPEEDMPFLEDGSPVDICLNPLGVPSRMNVGQVLETHLGVAAKALGFTVATPVFDGIKEERILEYLKEAKAKSGYEWIGLNGKSKLYDGRTGEPFGQEVVVGYIYMLKLGHLVADKIHARAVGPYSLVTQQPLGGKAQYGGQRFGEMEVWALEAYGAAYTLQELLTVKSDDVQGRTRIYESIVKGDNALEAGTPESFNVLIKEMQSLGLDVKVVNRNTNEEEMLGGFAPAVGM; from the coding sequence ATGTCCCAGCGCATTAACTTTGGCAAACTGAAGGAACCTGTTGACCCGCCGAATCTGATTGAGATTCAGCTACGGTCCTACGAGGAGTTCTTGCAAAAGGACGTCACTCCGAGCAAGCGCAAGGACATGGGCCTTCAGGCCGTCTTCCGTGAAGTCTTCCCGATCGCCAGTTACGACGAGAAGATGACGCTCGATTTCACCCACTACGAAATCGGCGAACCCAAGCTTTCCCCCCTCCAGGCCATCCGCGATGCGGAAACCTACAGCGCCCCGCTGTACGTCACCTACGAACTGCGTGACGAAGCCGGTGCGAAGCAGGAGCGCGTGTACATGGGCGAACTGCCCATGATGACCACCCGCGGCACCTTCGTCATCAACGGCGCCGAGCGCGTCGTGGTGAGCCAGCTGCACCGCTCCCCTGGCATCTGCTTTGAAACCCAGCAGCACCTGAACGGCCGCTGGTTGTTCGGCTTCCGCATCATTCCTGACCGCGGCACCTGGCTGGAAGTGCAGTTCGACACGAACGACCTCCTCTACGTCTACCTCGACCGCCGCCGCCGCCGCCGCAAGTTCCTTGCGACCACGCTGCTTCGCGTGATCGGCTATCCTGGCGACGAAGACATCCTCAAGCTCTTCTATCCCATCGAGGACCTGAAGCTGAAGGAAACCATGTCCGAAGAAGAACTGGCCGCGAAGGTCATCTTCAAGGACGTGCTCGATGGCGAGCTCATCGTGGCCCGTGCCTACGAGCCCCTCACGCAGGGCATCGTGCGCCAGCTCATCCAGCTGGGCCACAAGAGCCTCCGCTGCGTCACCGCTTCCCAGGACGACCTCATCATCGCCTCCCTCCGCAAGGACGTGGCCCACGATGAAGACGAGGCCCTCAAGGAAATCTACCGCCGCCTCCGCCCTGGAGACCCGCCCACGATCCCGAACGCCCGCGCCCTTGTGAAGCGCCTGTTCTTCGATCCAAAGCGCTATGACCTGACCCGCGTCGGCCGCTACAAGATCAACCAGAAGCTCAGCATCAAGGTCGACTCTGATGAGCGCATCCTCATCTCCGAGGACGTCGTCTCCGCCCTGCGCTATCTCTTCAAGCTGCGCGCTGGTGAAGGCGTGCTTGATGACATTGACCACCTTGGCAGCCGCCGCGTGCGTGCCGTGGGTGAACTCCTTGCCAACCAGTGCCGCGTCGGCCTCGCCCGCACCGAGCGTCTGGTGAAGGAGCGCATGACTCTCTTTGATGTGAACATGGATGTGATGACGCCCCAGAAGCTCATCAATCCGAAGGCGCTCAGCGCCGTGGTGCGCGACTTCTTCGCGCGCTCCCAGCTGAGCCAGTTCATGGACCAGATCAATCCCCTGGCCGAGTTGACCCACAAGCGCCGCCTCTCCGCTCTCGGACCTGGCGGTCTGAACCGTGACCGCGCCGGATTCGAAGTGCGCGACGTGCACACTTCGCACTACGGCCGCATCTGCCCGATTGAGACCCCGGAAGGTCCGAACATCGGTCTGATCAACTCCCTCTGCAGCTACGCCCGCATCAACGAATTCGGCTTCATCGAGACGCCGTACCGTCGTGTGGAGAATGGCGTGGTGACCGAGAAGATCGACTACCTCACCGCCGACCAGGAAGAGAATCACACGGTCGCCCAGGCGAACAACGTCACGGACGACAAGGGCAAGTTCAAGGAAGAGAAAGTCACCGCGCGTTACCGTGGTGAGTTCCTCGAAGTGCTTCCCGCGCAGGCGACCTACATGGACGTCTCGCCGAAGCAGCTCGTGTCCGTGGCCGCCTCGCTGATTCCGTTCCTCGAGCATGATGACGCCAACCGCGCTCTGATGGGCTCGAACATGCAGCGCCAGGGCGTGCCGCTTCTTGAAGCAGAAGCGCCGTTCGTCGGCACCGGCATGGAAGGCAAGGCCGCTCGCGACTCCCAGGCCGTGATCGTGTCCGACTCCGCTGGCGTTGTGGCCAGCGCTACTGCGGACTTCATCATCGTGACCAAGGATGGCCAGCTGCCCGTGAGCGAGAAGGTCTTCGCGACCGAGCCCACGAAGGTGGTGACCGACCCTGAGAAGGGCGTGTACTTCTACCCGCTGCGCAAGTTCATGCGCTCCAACGCGGGCACCTGCATCAACCAGCGTCCGCTGGTGAAGCGCGGCCAGAAGATCAAGAAGGGTGACGTCCTTGCCGACGGTCCCTGCACGCACAACGGTGAACTCGCCCTGGGCCGCAACATGCTCGTCGCGTTCATGCCGTGGAACGGTTACAACTTCGAAGACGCCATCGTCATCAGCCGCAAGGTGGTGAAGGAGGACATCTACACCTCCATCCACATTGAGGACTTCGAAATCGGAGCCCGTGACACGAAGCTCGGCCCTGAGGAAATCACGCGAGACATCCCGAACGTGGGTGACGAAGCGTTGAAGAACCTCGGTGCAGACGGCGTGGTGCGCATCGGCGCGGAAGTGAAGCCCGGCGACATCCTCGTCGGCAAGATCACTCCGAAGAGCGAAACCGAACTGGCTCCTGAAGAGCGCCTCCTGCGCGCCATCTTCGGTGAAAAGGCCGCGGACGTGAAGGACACCTCCCTGCGTGTGCCCTCCGGCTGTACCGGTATCGTCATGGACGTGCGTGTGTCCTCCCGCACCGGCGCTGACAAGGAGCGCCTCTCGCCTGCCGAGCAGAAGAAGCAGACGAAGCAGATCGTGGAAGACCACAAGCAGAAGACGGAGCAGCTCACCGAGCAGCTGACGGAGAAGCTTTCCGAAATCCTCCTCAACGAGAAGATCCCGCTCGACGTGGTGAACGGCGAGACCGGTGAAGTCATCATCGGCGCGAACAAGAAGATCACCAAGACCCTCCTCCGCACGCTGGCTGAAAACTGGCGCACGATTGAGATCGACCAGTCCCCGGTCCGTAACAAGATCATGGACATCGTCGCCGCCTTCGAGGCGAAGTTCGACGAGGCCGACACCGAGCGTGAACAGTCCCTCGACCGCATCGAGCAGGGCGACGAAATGGAGAGCGGCGTGATCAAGCAGGTCCGTGTGTTCATCGCCAGCAAGCGTAAGCTGAGCGTCGGTGACAAGATGGCCGGTCGTCACGGCAACAAGGGCGTGGTGGCCACCATCGTGCCTGAAGAAGACATGCCCTTCCTTGAGGACGGTTCCCCCGTGGACATCTGCCTCAACCCGCTCGGCGTGCCTTCCCGTATGAACGTGGGCCAGGTGCTTGAGACCCACCTTGGCGTCGCTGCCAAGGCCCTCGGGTTCACGGTCGCCACCCCGGTGTTCGACGGTATCAAGGAAGAGAGAATTCTTGAATACCTCAAGGAAGCCAAGGCCAAGTCCGGCTACGAGTGGATCGGTCTGAACGGCAAGAGCAAGCTCTATGATGGCCGCACTGGCGAGCCCTTCGGCCAGGAAGTCGTTGTGGGCTACATCTACATGCTGAAGCTCGGACACCTTGTGGCGGACAAGATTCACGCCCGCGCGGTTGGACCTTACTCCCTCGTGACCCAACAGCCGCTGGGTGGCAAGGCCCAGTACGGTGGCCAGCGTTTCGGTGAAATGGAAGTGTGGGCCCTCGAAGCCTACGGTGCAGCCTACACGCTGCAGGAACTCCTCACCGTGAAGTCGGATGACGTGCAAGGCCGCACGCGCATCTATGAAAGCATCGTGAAGGGTGACAACGCCCTCGAAGCCGGCACGCCTGAATCCTTCAACGTGCTCATCAAAGAAATGCAGAGCTTGGGACTCGACGTGAAAGTCGTGAACCGGAACACCAACGAAGAGGAAATGCTCGGCGGGTTCGCTCCTGCTGTCGGCATGTAA
- the rplL gene encoding 50S ribosomal protein L7/L12, with amino-acid sequence MADLNKIVDELSGLTVLEVAELVKTLEDKWGVSAAAPVAAAAPAAGGAAPAAAVEKTEFDVILVDGGGNKIAVIKEVRGLVAGLGLAEAKALVEKGGAKVKEGVKKEEAEEAKKKLEAAGAKVEIK; translated from the coding sequence ATGGCAGACCTGAATAAAATCGTTGATGAACTCAGCGGCCTTACCGTCCTGGAAGTCGCTGAACTTGTGAAGACCCTTGAAGACAAGTGGGGCGTGAGCGCCGCCGCTCCTGTCGCCGCTGCAGCTCCTGCAGCCGGTGGTGCTGCTCCTGCAGCCGCCGTTGAGAAGACCGAATTTGACGTCATCCTCGTTGATGGTGGCGGCAACAAGATTGCGGTCATTAAGGAAGTGCGCGGCCTCGTGGCAGGCCTCGGCCTCGCCGAAGCCAAGGCCCTCGTCGAAAAAGGCGGAGCCAAGGTCAAGGAAGGCGTCAAGAAAGAGGAAGCCGAAGAAGCCAAGAAGAAGCTCGAAGCTGCCGGCGCCAAAGTCGAGATCAAGTAA